In one Pseudomonas sp. MM211 genomic region, the following are encoded:
- a CDS encoding SDR family oxidoreductase: MTHHALVVGASGIVGSATSRLLADQGWQVTGLARNPKATENITPLAADLLDPASLVSALEGLKPSHVYLTTWARQATEAENIRINSAMIRNVLDALRAAGSVKHVALVTGLKHYLGPFEAYGKGSLPQTPFREEQGRLDVENFYYAQEDEVFAAAKRDGFTWSVHRPHTITGAAVGNAMNMATTLAVYASVCRETGRPFRFPGSAVQWNSLTDMTDARQLAKQLHWASTTPAAANQAFNIVNGDVFRWSWMWQRIAEWFGIEAAAFEGQPALLEEQMADDAATWLKLVAKHDLAEADITRLISPWHTDADLGRPIEVVTDMSKSRKLGFLDYQASDEAFFAVFEHLREAKLIP; this comes from the coding sequence ATGACACATCACGCACTGGTTGTTGGCGCTAGCGGCATCGTTGGCAGCGCCACCTCCCGCCTGCTGGCCGATCAAGGTTGGCAGGTCACCGGCCTGGCCCGTAACCCCAAGGCCACCGAGAACATCACCCCGCTGGCCGCCGACCTGCTCGACCCAGCCTCGCTGGTAAGCGCCCTCGAGGGGCTCAAGCCCAGCCACGTCTACCTGACCACCTGGGCGCGCCAGGCCACCGAAGCGGAGAACATCCGCATCAACTCAGCGATGATCCGCAACGTGCTCGACGCCTTGCGCGCTGCCGGCAGCGTCAAGCATGTCGCGCTGGTCACCGGGCTCAAGCACTACCTTGGCCCATTCGAAGCCTACGGCAAGGGCAGCCTGCCACAGACGCCGTTCCGCGAGGAACAGGGCCGCCTGGACGTGGAAAACTTCTACTACGCCCAGGAAGACGAAGTGTTCGCCGCCGCCAAGCGCGATGGCTTCACCTGGAGCGTACACCGCCCGCACACCATCACCGGTGCGGCAGTCGGCAACGCCATGAACATGGCGACCACCCTCGCCGTCTACGCCTCGGTATGCCGCGAAACCGGCCGCCCGTTCCGCTTCCCTGGCTCGGCCGTGCAGTGGAACAGCCTGACCGACATGACCGACGCCCGCCAGTTGGCCAAGCAACTGCACTGGGCTTCGACAACGCCGGCAGCCGCCAACCAGGCCTTCAACATCGTCAACGGTGACGTGTTCCGCTGGAGCTGGATGTGGCAGCGCATCGCCGAGTGGTTCGGCATCGAAGCCGCCGCTTTCGAAGGGCAGCCAGCACTACTGGAAGAACAGATGGCTGACGATGCCGCAACCTGGCTGAAGCTGGTTGCCAAACACGATCTGGCCGAAGCCGACATCACCCGCCTCATCTCCCCATGGCACACCGATGCCGACCTTGGCCGGCCCATCGAAGTGGTCACCGACATGTCGAAAAGCCGCAAGCTGGGCTTCCTCGACTATCAGGCCAGCGACGAAGCCTTCTTCGCCGTATTCGAGCACCTGCGCGAAGCCAAGCTGATTCCCTGA
- a CDS encoding winged helix-turn-helix transcriptional regulator: protein MQTGSPEEQWREDCAPRRVLELFSTKWTSMILHTLHARHGGNARAGVLHRSLPGISKKMLVQTLRELEASGLVNRQVYDSVPPAVDYSLTELGQRLVEPIELIYDWARDNAPALDALQPRQSSRRR from the coding sequence ATGCAAACCGGATCTCCCGAAGAACAATGGCGCGAGGACTGTGCGCCGCGCCGTGTGCTGGAACTGTTTTCCACCAAGTGGACGAGCATGATCCTGCATACCTTGCACGCTCGCCACGGCGGTAACGCCCGTGCGGGTGTGCTGCACCGCAGCCTGCCGGGCATCTCTAAGAAAATGCTGGTGCAGACCCTGCGCGAGCTGGAAGCCAGCGGGCTGGTGAATCGGCAGGTGTACGACAGCGTGCCACCGGCTGTCGATTACTCGCTCACCGAGCTGGGCCAGCGGCTGGTCGAGCCCATCGAACTGATCTACGACTGGGCCCGTGACAATGCTCCGGCCCTCGATGCGCTGCAGCCCAGACAGTCATCGCGCAGGCGTTGA